In Panthera uncia isolate 11264 chromosome B4, Puncia_PCG_1.0, whole genome shotgun sequence, one genomic interval encodes:
- the NEUROD4 gene encoding neurogenic differentiation factor 4, whose translation MAKPYVKPKEMTELVNTPSWMDKALGSQNEMKEEERRSAAYGMLGSLAEEHDSIEEEEEEEEDGEKPKRRGPKKKKMTKARLERFRARRVKANARERTRMHGLNDALDNLRKVMPCYSKTQKLSKIETLRLARNYIWALSEVLETGQTPEGKGFVEMLCKGLSQPTSNLVAGCLQLGPQSVLLEKHEEKSPICDSAISVHNFNYQSPGLPSPPYGHMETHLINLKPQVFKSLGESSFGSHPPDCSTPPYEGPLTPPLSISGNFSLKQDGSPDLDKSYSFMPHYPSASLSSGHVHSTPFQAGTPRYDVPIDMSYDSYPHHGIGAQLNTIFTD comes from the coding sequence ATGGCAAAACCTTATGTGAAACCCAAGGAGATGACAGAGTTGGTCAACACACCATCCTGGATGGACAAAGCTCTGGGCTCTCAGAATGagatgaaggaggaagagagaagatcaGCTGCTTATGGGATGCTTGGAAGCTTAGCTGAAGAGCATGACAGtattgaggaggaagaagaggaggaagaggatggggAGAAGCCTAAGAGAAGGGGtcccaagaaaaagaagatgacaaAAGCTCGCCTTGAGAGATTCAGGGCTCGAAGAGTCAAGGCCAATGCTAGAGAACGGACCCGGATGCATGGCCTGAATGATGCCCTGGACAACCTGAGGAAAGTCATGCCATGTTACTCTAAGACTCAAAAGCTCTCCAAGATAGAGACTCTTAGACTGGCCAGGAACTATATTTGGGCTTTGTCTGAGGTCCTGGAAACTGGACAGACACCTGAAGGGAAGGGCTTTGTGGAGATGCTCTGCAAAGGGCTCTCTCAGCCTACAAGCAACCTGGTGGCTGGATGCCTCCAGCTGGGCCCTCAGTCTGTCCTCCTGGAGAAGCATGAGGAGAAATCTCCTATTTGTGACTCTGCCATCTCTGTCCATAACTTCAACTATCAGTCTCCTGGGCTCCCTAGCCCTCCTTATGGCCATATGGAAACACATCTTATTAATCTCAAACCCCAAGTATTCAAGAGTTTGGGAGAATCATCCTTTGGGAGCCATCCACCTGACTGCAGTACACCACCTTATGAGGGCCCACTCACTCCACCCTTGAGCATCAGTGGGAACTTCTCCTTGAAGCAAGATGGCTCTCCTGACCTGGATAAATCCTACAGTTTCATGCCACATTATCCTTCTGCAAGTCTAAGCTCAGGGCATGTTCATTCAACTCCCTTTCAGGCTGGTACCCCTCGTTATGATGTTCCCATAGATATGTCCTATGATTCCTACCCTCACCATGGCATTGGGGCCCAACTTAATACAATCTTCACTGATTAG